A portion of the Chromobacterium sp. IIBBL 290-4 genome contains these proteins:
- a CDS encoding 5-formyltetrahydrofolate cyclo-ligase, which yields MTAISPIQDKAALRRQLRRARMALPPAYRAAAAHAIARHASRLLKRGKRVGGYLAAGSELDLAEILNAALWRGADVYLPQIPRDSRRLWFTRLGAADRWYLHPRYRILEYAGARLRAERLDVIFVPLLGVDRQGYRMGQGGGFYDTTLAYRRRHPQGGRPLLVGVAYDCQLVDAVPREAWDVRLDYLLTESGLRRLPLAEPMA from the coding sequence ATGACCGCTATTTCCCCCATTCAAGATAAAGCCGCGCTGCGCCGGCAGCTTCGCCGCGCCCGCATGGCCTTGCCGCCCGCTTATCGCGCCGCGGCCGCTCACGCCATCGCACGCCATGCCTCGCGCTTGCTCAAGCGCGGCAAGCGCGTGGGCGGCTATCTGGCCGCCGGCTCCGAGCTGGATCTGGCCGAGATCCTGAATGCGGCCTTGTGGCGCGGCGCGGACGTGTATCTGCCGCAAATCCCCCGCGATAGCCGCCGGCTGTGGTTTACCCGCCTGGGCGCGGCCGACCGCTGGTATCTGCACCCGCGCTACCGCATTCTGGAATACGCTGGCGCGCGCTTGCGGGCTGAACGTCTCGATGTGATCTTCGTGCCCTTGCTGGGCGTGGACAGGCAAGGTTATCGGATGGGGCAGGGCGGCGGCTTTTACGACACCACCCTGGCGTATCGCCGCCGCCATCCGCAGGGCGGACGGCCTTTGCTGGTTGGCGTGGCTTACGATTGCCAGCTGGTGGACGCGGTGCCGCGCGAGGCCTGGGATGTGAGGCTGGATTATTTGCTGACCGAGTCCGGCCTGCGGCGGCTGCCGCTGGCCGAACCCATGGCCTGA
- a CDS encoding cell division protein ZapA: MSDVVQVDIELLGRHFTIGTPQGEQETLREAVRLLEGKIATIQQNGKVMDADKIAIMAALNIAHDLLKTKVGEGLEMAAFQRKIRNMSEAADEALRQSQQPLF, translated from the coding sequence ATGAGCGACGTGGTTCAGGTTGACATCGAGCTGCTGGGACGCCACTTCACCATCGGCACCCCGCAGGGCGAGCAGGAAACGCTGCGCGAGGCGGTGCGCTTGCTGGAAGGCAAAATCGCCACCATCCAGCAAAATGGCAAAGTGATGGACGCCGACAAGATCGCCATCATGGCCGCGCTCAACATCGCCCACGATCTCTTGAAGACGAAAGTCGGCGAGGGCTTGGAGATGGCGGCGTTTCAGCGTAAAATACGCAACATGAGCGAAGCCGCCGACGAGGCGCTTCGCCAGAGCCAGCAACCCTTGTTCTGA
- a CDS encoding oligopeptide:H+ symporter, translating into MTTVTTQAPAGSGGMPRQIAYIIGNEGCERFSFYGMRNILTAFLTTSLLLYLPEEMRAGEAKHIFHNFMIGVYFFPLLGGWLADRLWGKYNTIVAFSLIYCVGHACLALFENNLTGFYTGLALIAIGSGGIKPCVSSFCGDQFDESNKHLAKIVFDSFYWIINFGSLFASLLMPIFLKSYGPSVAFGIPGVLMFIALLIFWMGRKHYTILPPAPKDPHSFWQVLKSGILSPANGRRGGWLFAAGVALAIYGSLNLGQGLVAGFCLAFVLVLFSASLAAWWQLDALRGQHPDEALQGVRAVLRILVVFALATPFFSLFDQKASTWVIQAGLMSKPEWFAPSQMQALNPALVMLLIPFNNMVLYPALRRAGIEPTALRRMTAGIVFSALAWIVVGMMQLHLDSGDALTIAWQILPYALLTMGEVLVSATGLEFAYSQAPLSMKGTLMSFWGLSTTVGNLWVLLINAGVASSAMKSTVAASGLSLEAFLMFFFAGIAFVAAALFGLYARNYRMLSHYRSA; encoded by the coding sequence ATGACCACTGTCACGACGCAGGCGCCAGCCGGCAGCGGCGGCATGCCGCGCCAGATCGCCTACATCATCGGCAACGAGGGCTGCGAGCGCTTCAGCTTCTACGGCATGCGCAACATCCTCACCGCTTTCCTCACCACCTCGCTGCTGCTGTATCTGCCGGAAGAGATGCGCGCCGGCGAGGCCAAGCATATTTTCCACAACTTCATGATCGGGGTGTATTTCTTCCCGCTCTTGGGCGGCTGGCTGGCCGACCGGCTCTGGGGCAAGTACAACACCATCGTCGCCTTCAGCCTGATTTACTGCGTCGGCCACGCTTGCCTGGCGCTGTTCGAGAACAATCTCACCGGCTTTTACACCGGCCTCGCGCTGATCGCCATCGGTTCGGGCGGGATCAAGCCCTGCGTGTCCTCGTTCTGCGGCGACCAGTTCGACGAATCGAACAAGCATCTGGCCAAGATCGTGTTCGACTCCTTCTACTGGATCATCAACTTCGGCTCGCTGTTCGCCTCGCTGCTGATGCCGATTTTCCTGAAATCCTATGGCCCATCGGTCGCCTTCGGCATACCGGGCGTGCTGATGTTCATCGCCCTGCTGATCTTCTGGATGGGCCGCAAGCACTACACCATTCTGCCGCCGGCGCCCAAGGACCCGCACTCCTTCTGGCAAGTGCTCAAATCCGGCATTCTGTCGCCGGCCAATGGCCGTCGCGGCGGCTGGCTGTTCGCCGCCGGCGTGGCGCTGGCCATCTACGGCAGCTTGAACCTGGGCCAAGGCCTGGTGGCCGGCTTCTGCCTGGCCTTTGTGCTGGTGCTGTTCAGCGCCAGCCTGGCCGCCTGGTGGCAGCTGGACGCGCTGCGCGGCCAGCACCCGGACGAGGCGCTGCAAGGCGTGCGCGCGGTATTGCGCATTCTGGTGGTGTTCGCGCTGGCCACGCCTTTCTTCTCGCTGTTCGACCAGAAGGCCTCCACCTGGGTGATCCAGGCCGGCCTGATGAGCAAGCCGGAATGGTTCGCGCCCTCGCAGATGCAGGCGCTGAACCCGGCGCTGGTGATGCTGCTGATCCCCTTCAACAATATGGTGCTGTATCCGGCGCTGCGCCGCGCCGGCATCGAGCCGACCGCGCTGCGCCGCATGACCGCCGGCATCGTGTTCAGCGCGCTGGCCTGGATTGTGGTGGGAATGATGCAGCTGCATCTGGATAGCGGCGACGCGCTGACCATCGCCTGGCAGATCCTGCCATACGCCTTGCTGACCATGGGCGAGGTGCTGGTATCGGCCACCGGTCTGGAGTTCGCCTACAGCCAGGCGCCGCTGTCGATGAAGGGCACGCTGATGAGCTTCTGGGGCTTGTCCACCACCGTGGGCAATCTGTGGGTGCTGCTGATCAATGCCGGCGTGGCCAGTTCCGCGATGAAGAGCACCGTGGCGGCCAGCGGCCTGAGCCTGGAAGCCTTCCTGATGTTCTTCTTCGCCGGCATCGCCTTCGTGGCGGCGGCACTGTTCGGCCTTTACGCCCGCAACTACCGCATGCTCAGCCACTACCGCTCGGCCTGA
- a CDS encoding TonB-dependent receptor, whose product MPSFAAVVLFALNVALIVECALMFKLQPCAALVALACSGLALADAGPLLAGDPVIVTASRVPQKISSLPANVTVISAEDIANSAATTVQDVLSNYAGVHVLNSSGSASSAMVDLRGFGMTGLSNTLILVDGVRQNTNDLAAPNLGSVTLANIDHIEVVRGMGGVAYGGGATGGVINIITKSGAGSGLSGSVTLTGGSYDLRQLDANLHAANQYVALDAYVQSLKTDNYRQNNAERDDNAGLSLTFKHADGSVKLFANSANQGLRLPGYLTANSLQGRDPLATNPTGTYTPDDFSSTDKTSGGISIKQDLGKGVLYADFARRNKDALSNYSGYVVQSSLTEDASAVRYVLPIGQHEVTTGADWLNSTMDVLNTSHAQQKHAGFFLDSQWKVWQGATLSVGGRQQLVDDKVNAASGGANLSTIETHLHAWSLGLKQVLGGGWSAYARAGQSFRIGTADEVTYTNGQPLVPQQSHDKEVGVEWSGDTAKLKTALFRNDLTNEIVYLPFVIGPSGYPGVNINLPQTRHQGVELESSIKLSPAVSLNGNLTWTQATFQGGFGLTGKTLPMVPKLMANLGLAWQINDANKLAVNAQYVSEQVYDNDQQNVFPSKLPAYTVLNAKYSYRFDKSLSASASVNNMLGKRYASYGSASAASGNISLYPANGRNCQFALTYAF is encoded by the coding sequence GTGCCGTCCTTTGCTGCTGTTGTCCTCTTCGCACTCAACGTCGCCCTTATCGTGGAGTGTGCCCTTATGTTCAAGCTTCAACCCTGCGCCGCCCTGGTTGCGCTAGCCTGTTCCGGCCTGGCCCTGGCCGATGCCGGTCCTTTGCTCGCCGGCGACCCGGTGATCGTGACGGCGAGCCGCGTGCCTCAGAAAATTTCCTCGCTGCCTGCGAACGTGACGGTAATCAGCGCAGAGGATATCGCCAACAGCGCCGCGACGACGGTGCAGGATGTGCTGTCCAACTACGCAGGCGTGCATGTGCTCAACAGCTCCGGCTCCGCCAGCAGCGCGATGGTCGATCTGCGAGGCTTCGGCATGACCGGTTTGAGCAATACTTTGATCCTGGTGGATGGCGTCAGACAGAACACCAACGACTTGGCCGCGCCGAATTTGGGTTCTGTTACCTTGGCCAACATTGATCACATCGAGGTGGTCCGCGGCATGGGCGGCGTGGCTTATGGCGGCGGCGCGACCGGCGGCGTGATCAACATCATCACCAAGTCCGGCGCAGGCAGCGGTTTGAGCGGCAGCGTCACGCTGACAGGCGGCAGTTATGATTTGCGTCAGCTGGACGCCAACTTGCATGCGGCCAATCAGTATGTGGCGCTGGATGCTTATGTCCAATCGCTTAAGACCGATAATTATCGGCAAAACAACGCCGAACGCGATGACAACGCCGGCTTGTCGCTGACTTTCAAGCATGCTGACGGCAGCGTCAAATTGTTTGCCAATTCGGCCAATCAAGGCTTGCGTTTGCCGGGCTATCTGACGGCTAATTCTTTGCAAGGGCGTGATCCGCTGGCCACTAATCCAACCGGCACCTATACCCCTGATGATTTTTCCTCCACTGACAAGACCAGCGGCGGCATTTCGATCAAGCAGGATTTGGGCAAAGGGGTCTTGTACGCCGACTTTGCGCGCCGCAACAAAGATGCGTTGTCAAATTACAGCGGCTATGTTGTGCAAAGCAGTTTGACTGAAGATGCCAGCGCCGTTCGTTATGTATTGCCGATTGGCCAGCATGAAGTGACGACAGGGGCGGATTGGCTGAATAGCACCATGGATGTGTTGAATACCAGTCACGCTCAGCAGAAACACGCGGGCTTCTTCCTGGATAGCCAGTGGAAGGTGTGGCAAGGCGCGACGCTGTCCGTTGGCGGACGCCAGCAACTGGTGGACGACAAGGTCAATGCCGCCTCGGGGGGCGCCAATCTTTCGACGATTGAAACGCATTTACATGCGTGGTCACTGGGTTTGAAGCAGGTCTTGGGCGGTGGCTGGAGCGCTTATGCGAGAGCGGGCCAAAGCTTCCGGATAGGCACCGCGGACGAGGTGACTTATACCAATGGCCAGCCTTTAGTCCCGCAACAGTCCCATGACAAAGAAGTTGGGGTGGAGTGGTCGGGTGATACCGCAAAGCTCAAGACCGCGCTGTTCAGAAATGATTTAACTAACGAAATTGTTTATTTGCCATTCGTTATCGGTCCGTCTGGATATCCTGGTGTAAACATCAATTTGCCTCAAACCCGTCATCAAGGCGTGGAACTGGAAAGCAGCATCAAGTTGAGCCCGGCAGTCAGCTTGAATGGCAACCTCACCTGGACTCAGGCCACATTCCAAGGCGGTTTTGGATTGACGGGAAAGACACTGCCTATGGTGCCTAAGTTGATGGCTAATCTGGGTTTGGCTTGGCAGATCAACGACGCCAACAAGTTGGCTGTCAATGCGCAATATGTATCGGAACAGGTGTACGACAACGATCAGCAGAATGTTTTCCCGAGCAAGCTGCCGGCGTATACGGTATTGAACGCGAAATACAGCTATCGTTTTGATAAGAGCCTGTCCGCTTCGGCCAGCGTCAATAATATGCTGGGCAAACGCTATGCCAGCTATGGTTCGGCTAGCGCCGCCAGCGGAAATATTTCCTTGTATCCCGCAAACGGCCGTAACTGCCAGTTCGCGCTCACTTACGCTTTCTAA
- the cobU gene encoding bifunctional adenosylcobinamide kinase/adenosylcobinamide-phosphate guanylyltransferase, giving the protein MPHLITGGARSGKSRQAEELARKHGGPVCYLATAEVRDAEFARRVERHRAQRPKHWNVAEAGRGLAAAMAAHDAPGGLILIDCLGMWLMRFFGEKGFDEAEYAVERDALLAALGRARGEILLVSNEVGWGVVAGDAETRRFVDELGRLNQLVAARCQRVTLVACGLPLPLKGGEA; this is encoded by the coding sequence ATGCCCCACCTGATCACAGGCGGCGCCCGCAGCGGCAAAAGCCGTCAAGCCGAGGAACTGGCCCGCAAGCACGGCGGGCCGGTGTGTTATCTCGCCACCGCCGAGGTGCGCGATGCTGAGTTCGCGCGCCGGGTGGAGCGGCATCGCGCCCAGCGGCCCAAGCACTGGAATGTGGCCGAGGCCGGGCGCGGTTTGGCGGCGGCCATGGCGGCGCACGACGCGCCGGGCGGTTTGATCCTGATCGACTGCCTGGGCATGTGGCTGATGCGTTTCTTCGGCGAAAAGGGCTTTGACGAGGCCGAGTACGCGGTCGAGCGCGATGCTTTGCTGGCGGCCTTGGGCCGCGCGCGCGGCGAAATCCTGCTGGTGAGCAACGAGGTGGGCTGGGGCGTGGTGGCGGGCGATGCCGAAACCCGCCGTTTCGTCGACGAGCTGGGGCGGCTGAACCAGCTGGTGGCCGCGCGCTGCCAGCGGGTGACGCTGGTGGCCTGCGGCTTGCCGCTGCCCTTGAAAGGCGGCGAGGCATGA
- the cobS gene encoding adenosylcobinamide-GDP ribazoletransferase, with amino-acid sequence MRGLILAVQFLTRLPTPQLKDFKPEWLTDSARWFPAVGVIVGALLLASLSVGARIDPWLAALLALVCWVAVTGGLHLDGLADLADALGASHRSRERFFEVLKDPHLGSFGVLSLLLAVIAKLVLLMLLAKSGQPAWGLLLIPAWARAFAVAWSASLPAIAPGSGERFAWRRDWAGMGLNLAALLALSAWLAPALLLAPLAGLSWRAFLKRRLGGMTGDCLGAGVELCEIALLAALFILPALYPALR; translated from the coding sequence GTGCGCGGATTGATCCTGGCGGTGCAGTTCCTCACCCGGCTGCCCACACCGCAGCTGAAAGACTTCAAACCGGAATGGCTGACCGACAGCGCCCGCTGGTTTCCCGCCGTCGGCGTCATCGTCGGCGCGCTGCTGCTGGCCTCGCTCAGCGTCGGCGCGCGGATAGACCCGTGGCTGGCGGCGCTGCTGGCCTTGGTTTGCTGGGTGGCCGTCACCGGCGGCCTGCACCTGGACGGCCTGGCCGATCTAGCCGATGCCTTGGGCGCTTCGCATCGTTCGCGCGAGCGCTTCTTCGAGGTATTGAAGGACCCGCACCTGGGCAGTTTCGGCGTGTTGTCGCTGCTGCTGGCGGTGATCGCCAAGCTGGTGCTGCTGATGTTGCTGGCCAAGTCCGGCCAGCCGGCCTGGGGCCTGTTGCTGATCCCGGCCTGGGCGCGCGCTTTCGCGGTGGCCTGGTCCGCCAGCCTGCCCGCCATCGCTCCCGGCAGCGGCGAGCGCTTCGCCTGGAGACGCGACTGGGCCGGCATGGGCCTGAACCTGGCCGCGCTGCTGGCGCTGTCCGCCTGGCTGGCGCCGGCGCTGCTGCTGGCCCCGCTGGCCGGCCTGTCCTGGCGGGCCTTCCTGAAACGCCGACTGGGCGGCATGACCGGCGATTGCCTGGGCGCGGGGGTGGAGCTTTGCGAGATCGCGCTGCTGGCCGCGCTGTTCATCCTGCCGGCGCTCTACCCCGCGTTGCGATAA
- a CDS encoding YoaK family protein encodes MARHFHITRLLDRGRFNDKVLRQLGWSMAFIAGAINAGGFLAVHRYTSHVSGIVSGMADAWATGEIRLALSLLVMLCCFVGGAMHSTWLILWARRQRLRGGYGVSMMEEALLLLVFGLLGAGLSLHKGLFTPPTVMLLCFIMGMHNTIVTKLSGGLLRSTHMTGIATDLGIELAKMSYYNRQHNARVAAVRSNRKKFRVYALILLAFFLGGVVGALGFKHLGFGFTLPLALFLFLLGLRPAWYDVKLRWRWWRGRLAARRSAAAA; translated from the coding sequence ATGGCCCGACATTTCCATATCACCCGGCTGCTGGACCGCGGCCGCTTCAACGACAAGGTATTGCGCCAGCTGGGCTGGTCCATGGCCTTCATCGCCGGCGCCATCAATGCCGGCGGTTTTCTGGCAGTGCACCGCTATACCTCGCACGTGTCCGGCATCGTGTCCGGCATGGCCGACGCCTGGGCGACAGGCGAGATCCGCCTGGCCTTGTCCTTGCTGGTGATGTTGTGCTGTTTTGTCGGCGGCGCCATGCATAGCACCTGGCTGATTCTGTGGGCGCGGCGGCAGCGGCTGCGCGGCGGCTACGGCGTGTCGATGATGGAGGAGGCGCTGCTGTTGCTGGTGTTCGGCCTGCTGGGCGCCGGGCTGTCGCTGCACAAGGGCTTGTTCACGCCGCCGACGGTGATGTTGCTGTGCTTCATCATGGGCATGCACAACACCATCGTCACCAAGCTGTCCGGCGGCTTGTTGCGCAGCACCCACATGACCGGCATCGCCACCGACCTGGGCATCGAGCTGGCCAAGATGAGCTATTACAACCGCCAGCACAATGCCCGCGTGGCAGCGGTGCGCTCCAATCGCAAGAAATTCCGCGTCTACGCGCTGATCCTGCTGGCGTTCTTCCTGGGCGGCGTGGTGGGGGCGCTGGGCTTCAAGCATCTGGGTTTCGGCTTCACCTTGCCCTTGGCGCTGTTCTTGTTTTTGCTGGGACTGAGGCCCGCCTGGTACGACGTCAAACTGCGCTGGCGCTGGTGGCGCGGCCGTTTGGCGGCGCGCCGTTCCGCCGCCGCCGCATAG
- a CDS encoding cobalamin-binding protein has translation MKWSGIALLALSAVAQAAVSARDGDGHELTLDKPAARIVSLVPHATELLFAAGAGSKVVAAVDYSDHPEAAKKLPRVGGYTGFSLEAVLRQQPDLVVAWKDGGTPREVERLRRMGIPVFISHPLQPDDIAAEIVKLGKLAGTEAAANRAAAQYRQRFAELRQRYAAKPKVKVFYQLSQTPIFTISGKSYIDSLIRVCGGVNVFGELAVPAPQVSTAAVVAAQPQAIIAGDDATLAMWQSWRSVPAVAKGALYALPGDEISIPGPRLADGAAALCGRLDAARRQLGLTAN, from the coding sequence ATGAAGTGGAGCGGGATCGCACTATTGGCGCTGTCCGCCGTTGCGCAGGCCGCGGTCAGCGCGCGGGATGGCGATGGCCATGAGTTGACGCTGGACAAGCCGGCCGCGCGCATCGTCAGCCTGGTGCCGCATGCCACCGAGCTGCTGTTCGCCGCCGGCGCGGGCAGCAAGGTGGTGGCGGCGGTGGATTACAGCGACCATCCCGAGGCGGCGAAGAAGTTGCCGCGAGTGGGAGGCTACACGGGCTTCAGTCTGGAAGCCGTGCTGCGGCAACAGCCGGACCTGGTGGTGGCGTGGAAGGACGGCGGCACTCCGCGCGAAGTGGAGCGGCTGAGGCGCATGGGCATTCCGGTGTTCATCAGCCATCCGCTGCAGCCGGACGACATCGCCGCGGAAATCGTCAAGCTGGGCAAGCTGGCCGGCACCGAGGCGGCGGCCAACCGGGCGGCGGCGCAGTACCGGCAGCGTTTCGCCGAGCTGCGGCAACGCTATGCCGCCAAGCCCAAGGTCAAGGTGTTTTATCAGCTGAGCCAGACGCCCATCTTCACTATCAGCGGCAAAAGCTATATCGATTCGCTGATCCGTGTCTGCGGCGGCGTCAATGTGTTTGGCGAGCTGGCCGTGCCCGCGCCGCAGGTATCCACCGCCGCAGTGGTGGCGGCGCAGCCGCAGGCCATCATCGCCGGCGACGACGCCACGCTGGCCATGTGGCAAAGTTGGCGCAGCGTGCCGGCGGTGGCCAAGGGCGCGCTGTATGCCTTGCCCGGCGACGAAATCAGCATTCCCGGCCCGCGTCTGGCCGACGGCGCGGCGGCGCTGTGCGGCCGTTTGGACGCCGCGCGGCGGCAACTGGGTTTGACGGCCAACTGA
- a CDS encoding histidine phosphatase family protein → MNPYTLTLLRHGDIDHDGRLIGLTDLPLTELGHRQLEGSWQRISSLAPVTAIATSPLQRCREFAVKQALGGSLALKVDPRFAEMDFGDWDGQPVSDLEHEHPGWGDALAEGRLSPPGGESYEQFRTRVLAGLSEWMTIARGSHRLLVTHGGVITVLMAELLGADFSVAKLMTVQRGGFVQLSMLEGHPAYLMRLETTCAD, encoded by the coding sequence ATGAATCCCTACACACTCACCTTGCTGCGCCACGGCGACATCGACCACGACGGCCGGCTGATCGGCCTGACAGATCTGCCGCTGACCGAACTGGGCCACCGCCAGTTGGAAGGCAGCTGGCAACGCATCAGCAGCCTGGCGCCGGTCACCGCCATCGCCACCTCGCCCCTGCAGCGCTGCCGCGAGTTCGCCGTCAAGCAGGCGCTGGGCGGCTCGCTGGCGCTGAAAGTCGATCCGCGCTTCGCCGAGATGGATTTCGGCGATTGGGACGGCCAGCCGGTGTCGGACCTGGAGCATGAGCACCCTGGCTGGGGCGACGCGCTGGCCGAAGGCCGGCTCAGCCCGCCCGGCGGCGAAAGCTACGAGCAGTTCCGCACCCGCGTGCTGGCCGGACTGTCGGAGTGGATGACGATCGCGCGCGGCAGCCACCGGCTGCTAGTGACGCATGGCGGCGTCATCACCGTGCTGATGGCCGAGCTGCTGGGCGCCGATTTTTCGGTGGCCAAGCTGATGACGGTGCAGCGCGGCGGCTTCGTCCAGCTGTCGATGCTGGAGGGCCATCCGGCCTATCTGATGCGGCTGGAGACGACGTGCGCGGATTGA
- the cobT gene encoding nicotinate-nucleotide--dimethylbenzimidazole phosphoribosyltransferase, whose translation MNSKPLDLSARNAARARQAVLTKPPGSLGQLEELACRFAAWQGKSCPDPLRPAITVFAGDHGVTVEGVSAFPSAVTIEMVRNFANGGAAICVLARALDARLEVVDVGVAGDVSALPIVHAKVRDGSRNLAKESAMSADEVEAALEAGRAAARRAVEAGANLLIAGDMGIGNTTASAALICRLTGAAPEQVVGRGTGVDDVGLANKRRAVRTALARVAWENLSGLDTLAELGGLEIAAMAGFYLEGARLGVPSLVDGFIAGAAALCAKTMEPDLHDWLLASHRSAEAGHHLALEALQLQPLLDLGMRLGEGSGAALCVPLLQMAVRLHNEMATFAEAGISGKNE comes from the coding sequence ATGAACAGCAAACCTCTGGACCTTTCCGCCCGCAACGCCGCCCGCGCCCGCCAAGCCGTGCTGACCAAGCCGCCCGGCAGCCTGGGCCAGCTGGAAGAACTGGCCTGCCGCTTTGCCGCCTGGCAGGGCAAGAGCTGTCCCGATCCGCTGCGTCCGGCCATCACCGTGTTCGCCGGCGACCACGGCGTCACCGTGGAAGGCGTGTCGGCCTTCCCCTCTGCCGTCACCATCGAGATGGTGCGCAATTTCGCCAATGGCGGCGCGGCCATCTGCGTGCTGGCGCGCGCGCTGGACGCCCGCCTGGAGGTGGTGGATGTCGGCGTGGCCGGCGATGTGTCCGCCTTGCCCATCGTCCACGCCAAGGTGCGCGACGGCAGCCGCAATCTGGCCAAGGAATCGGCAATGAGCGCCGACGAAGTGGAAGCGGCGCTGGAGGCTGGCCGCGCCGCCGCCCGCCGCGCGGTGGAGGCCGGCGCCAATCTGCTGATCGCCGGCGACATGGGGATAGGCAACACCACCGCCTCGGCGGCGCTGATCTGCCGCCTGACCGGCGCCGCGCCGGAGCAAGTAGTGGGCCGCGGCACCGGCGTGGATGATGTGGGCCTGGCCAATAAGCGCCGCGCGGTGCGCACCGCGCTGGCCCGCGTGGCCTGGGAAAATCTCAGCGGCCTGGACACGCTGGCCGAACTGGGCGGACTGGAAATCGCCGCCATGGCCGGTTTCTATCTGGAAGGCGCCCGCCTGGGCGTGCCCTCGCTGGTGGATGGCTTCATCGCCGGCGCGGCCGCGCTGTGCGCCAAGACCATGGAGCCCGATCTGCACGACTGGCTGCTGGCCAGCCACCGCTCGGCCGAAGCCGGCCACCACCTGGCGCTGGAAGCGCTGCAGCTGCAGCCGCTGCTGGACCTGGGCATGCGCCTGGGCGAAGGCTCCGGCGCCGCGTTGTGCGTGCCGCTGCTGCAAATGGCGGTGCGGCTGCACAATGAGATGGCCACCTTCGCCGAAGCCGGCATCAGCGGCAAGAACGAATGA
- a CDS encoding EVE domain-containing protein: MRYWLMKSEPDETSIDHLAAEPARLFEWTGVRNYQARNFMRDEMRPGDKVLFWHSSCPEPGIAGIAEVAAAAHPDSSQFDPASPYLDAKSDPANPRWLCVDVRFVKKTRLVSPAELRQHPMLESMTVLKRGNRLSITPVTEQEWAYLMDMLGVGQAE; this comes from the coding sequence ATGCGCTATTGGCTGATGAAGTCCGAGCCCGATGAAACCTCGATCGACCACCTGGCCGCCGAACCGGCGCGGCTGTTCGAATGGACCGGCGTGCGCAATTACCAGGCGCGCAACTTCATGCGCGACGAGATGCGGCCCGGCGACAAGGTGCTGTTCTGGCACTCGTCCTGCCCGGAGCCGGGCATCGCCGGCATCGCCGAAGTGGCCGCCGCCGCGCATCCGGATTCCAGCCAGTTCGACCCCGCCAGCCCTTATCTCGACGCCAAGTCCGATCCCGCCAATCCGCGCTGGCTGTGCGTGGACGTCCGCTTCGTCAAAAAGACCCGGCTGGTGTCGCCGGCCGAACTGCGCCAGCACCCCATGCTGGAAAGCATGACCGTGCTCAAGCGCGGCAACCGGCTGTCCATCACGCCGGTGACGGAGCAGGAGTGGGCCTATCTGATGGACATGCTGGGCGTGGGCCAGGCTGAATGA
- a CDS encoding DUF1294 domain-containing protein, with translation MGKAVLIWLLAASAATFVLYWRDKRAALAGAWRTPESTLLLMGLAGGWPGGWLARHAFRHKTLKQPFRMLFWLGALGNLGALLLLWRWLD, from the coding sequence ATGGGGAAGGCGGTTTTGATCTGGCTGCTGGCGGCCAGCGCGGCGACATTTGTCTTGTATTGGCGGGACAAGCGCGCCGCCTTGGCGGGAGCGTGGCGCACGCCGGAATCCACGCTGCTGCTGATGGGGCTGGCAGGCGGCTGGCCGGGCGGCTGGCTGGCCCGGCATGCCTTTCGCCATAAAACGCTGAAGCAGCCGTTCCGGATGTTGTTCTGGCTGGGCGCGCTGGGCAATCTCGGCGCCTTGCTGCTGCTGTGGCGCTGGCTGGATTAG